A window of the Cicer arietinum cultivar CDC Frontier isolate Library 1 chromosome 6, Cicar.CDCFrontier_v2.0, whole genome shotgun sequence genome harbors these coding sequences:
- the LOC101499504 gene encoding pentatricopeptide repeat-containing protein At2g17140 — MEQTRKLMKAVHQNANNPKLAWHLFKRILSSPSSSTSTHHLLPTITRILLTANMHRQIDNLTQLITNNHPNIAHSSLISILRVLAQSPHIDFAFSHFKSLRSQFPSTPLPLQLYHILLRSSLHHNRPHFVTSLYTDMIQAGVHPQTYTFNLLLQSLCESNALDHALQLFDRMSEKGCHPNEFTVGILVRGFCRAGKTQQALEFIDNKFCKNVNRVVYNTLVSSFCKQDMNDEAEKLVERMRDQGLFPDVVTFNSRISALCRAGKVFEASRIFRDMQMDGELGLPKPNVVTFNLMVKGFCQQGMMKEASSLVETMKKAGNFVTLESYNTWLLGFLRNGKLLEARLFLDEMVDNGVEPNIYSYNIVMDGLCRNHMMLDARRLMDLMVSNGVCPDTVTYTTLLHGYCSKGKVFEAKAVLNEMIRKGCHPNTYTCNTLLHSLWKEGRKSEAEEMLHKMNEKCYQLDTVTCNIVVNGLCKNGELEKAIEVVSEMWTDGTNSLDKENSFAGLVSLIHNVSTNMPDVITYTTLINGLCKVGRLEEAKKKFIEMMAKNLHPDSVTYDTFVSSFCKQGKISSALRVLKDMERNGCGKTIQTYNSLIMGLGSKGQIFEMYGLMDEMRERGIRPDICTYNNMISCLCKGGKAKDATSLLHEMLDKGISPNVTSFKILILAFCKSGDFKVACELFDVALSVCGHKEALYSLMFNELLAGGKLSDAKELFEASLDSSLLVKNFMYKDLIDRLCKDKRLDDAHSLLQKLIDKGYGFDPSSFIPVIDGLSKRGNKQQADELARIMELALEDRTADRIYRNGKTIFRRKLHKDGGSDWQDIINRDVGSGIALKTLKRVEKSWGQGSISSLLPQKNDFLDYYDG, encoded by the exons ATGGAACAAACAAGGAAGCTGATGAAAGCTGTTCATCAAAACGCCAACAACCCCAAACTAGCATGGCATCTCTTCAAACGAATCCTATCTTCACCTTCCTCTTCCACTTCAACTCATCATCTTCTTCCCACCATCACCCGCATCCTTCTAACCGCTAACATGCACCGCCAAATTGACAACCTCACCCAACTCATCACTAACAACCACCCCAACATTGCTCATTCTTCCCTCATTTCTATTCTCCGTGTATTAGCCCAATCACCCCACATCGATTTCGCCTTTTCCCATTTCAAATCACTCAGATCCCAATTCCCATCAACCCCTCTTCCTCTTCAACTCTACCATATCCTCCTCCGTTCAAGCCTCCATCATAACCGTCCACATTTCGTTACTTCTTTATATACTGACATGATTCAAGCCGGTGTTCACCCCCAAACGTATACTTTTAATCTATTGCTTCAGTCCCTTTGTGAATCCAATGCTCTTGACCATGCACTCCAATTGTTTGATAGAATGTCTGAAAAAGGGTGCCACCCAAATGAGTTCACTGTTGGGATTCTTGTTCGCGGGTTTTGTCGAGCGGGTAAAACCCAACAGGCTTTGGagtttattgataataagtttTGTAAGAATGTTAACAGGGTTGTGTATAACACTCTTGTGTCTAGCTTTTGTAAACAGGATATGAATGATGAGGCTGAGAAATTGGTGGAGAGGATGAGAGACCAGGGTTTGTTTCCTGATGTTGTTACTTTTAATTCTAGGATATCTGCACTTTGTAGAGCGGGGAAGGTTTTCGAGGCGTCGAGGATTTTCAGGGATATGCAGATGGATGGAGAATTGGGGCTTCCTAAGCCAAATGTTGTCACTTTTAATTTGATGGTTAAGGGGTTTTGTCAGCAAGGGATGATGAAGGAAGCTAGTTCTTTGGTTGAAACCATGAAGAAAGCTGGTAATTTTGTCACTTTGGAGAGTTATAATACGTGGTTGTTGGGTTTTCTTAGAAATGGAAAATTGTTGGAGGCTCGATTGTTTCTTGATGAAATGGTGGATAATGGCGTTGAACCGAATATTTACTCTTATAATATTGTGATGGATGGGCTTTGTAGGAATCATATGATGTTGGATGCCAGAAGGTTGATGGATTTGATGGTGAGTAATGGTGTTTGCCCGGATACTGTTACTTACACTACTCTATTGCATGGCTATTGTAGCAAAGGGAAGGTTTTTGAAGCTAAAGCTGTTCTTAATGAAATGATTAGGAAAGGTTGTCACCCGAATACTTATACTTGTAACACGTTGCTGCATAGCCTGTGGAAAGAGGGGAGAAAATCAGAGGCTGAGGAAATGCTGCACAAGATGAATGAAAAGTGTTATCAGTTAGATACTGTGACCTGCAATATAGTGGTCAATGGTCTGTGTAAGAATGGAGAATTGGAGAAAGCAATTGAAGTTGTAAGTGAGATGTGGACCGATGGAACAAATTCCCTTGATAAGGAAAACTCGTTTGCTGGTCTGGTTAGCTTGATTCACAATGTATCAACCAACATGCCTGATGTGATCACTTATACAACCTTAATTAATGGACTTTGCAAGGTTGGGAGGTTAGAGGAAGCCAAAAAGAAATTTATTGAGATGATGGCGAAAAACTTGCACCCTGATTCTGTGACCTACGATACGTTCGTATCGAGTTTCTGTAAACAAGGAAAGATATCATCAGCTTTACGTGTATTGAAAGATATGGAGAGAAATGGTTGCGGAAAGACTATTCAAACATATAATTCATTGATCATGGGGTTGGGAAGTAAAGGGCAAATATTCGAAATGTACGGTTTGATGGATGAGATGAGAGAAAGAGGAATACGCCCAGATATTTGCACTTACAATAATATGATTAGTTGTCTTTGTAAAGGAGGGAAAGCAAAGGACGCCACTTCTCTTTTACATGAAATGTTGGATAAGGGAATATCTCCCAATGTAACTTCCttcaaaatattgattttagCCTTCTGCAAGTCTGGAGATTTTAAAGTAGCATGTGAACTTTTTGACGTAGCTTTGAGTGTATGTGGCCACAAAGAAGCCTTGTACAGTTTGATGTTCAATGAATTACTTGCCGGGGGGAAACTCTCCGACGCAAAGGAGCTATTTGAAGCTTCGTTAGATAGCTCTCTCTTAGTAAAGAATTTTATGTATAAAGATTTGATTGACAGACTTTGCAAGGATAAAAGGTTAGATGATGCCCACAGCCTTCTTCAGAAATTGATTGATAAGGGCTATGGATTCGACCCTTCATCATTCATACCAGTGATCGATGGCTTAAGTAAAAGGGGAAACAAACAACAAGCTGATGAACTAGCAAGAATAATGGAACTAGCTTTAGAAGATAGAACTGCTGATAGGATTTATCGAAATGGAAAAACCATCTTTCGTCGAAAACTCCACAAAGATGGTGGAAGTGATTGGCAGGATATAATTAACAG GGATGTTGGCAGTGGAATTGCATTGAAAACTCTGAAGCGTGTAGAAAAAAGCTGGGGTCAAGGAAGTATATCAAGTTTGCTGCCTCAAAAGAATGATTTTCTTGATTACTATGATGGTTAA
- the LOC101504189 gene encoding receptor-like serine/threonine-protein kinase SD1-8 isoform X1 has product MRGFTLCLLCLSTSILFFSKPSISASDTLTTTQSLKTNETLLSPNGIFQLSFFSFNNFTWYLGIRYTIDHKKTVVWVANRNTPIQNFNAFLKLTDAGKLIIIDQSQKTIWASNQRTKNATFNNPILQLLDSGNLVVKESNENDPTKFIWQSFDYPTDTLLPGMKLGWNFDTNTETFINSWKVTDQDPSFGDISFKMDYHGLPEIFLLDKGRRIYRSGPWNGKRFSGVPEMQPVTDSIKFNFVENEHEVFYTFSIGNESLFSRLSVNSLGKLQRLTWIQSGQLWSTFWYAPKDQCDNYRECGPYGICDTNASPVCQCVKGFRPKNHQAWNLRDGSDGCVRNNELDCGSDRFLKLVNVKLPETSSVFVNRSMSVFECGEFCKRNCSCTGYANIEIVDGGSGCVMWLDELIDIRLYPSGGQDLFVRLSASDVEEDEARESSDHKTAKAIGIMVGGAAIIFLIIGICFLWRKKKLQCLFKMKSEKRAASLERSQDLLMTEGVFTSNREQSGENNLDDLELPFFDFNTITLATNNFSEENKLGQGGFGIVYKGRLIEGQEIAVKRLSKNSGQGVDEFKNEVKLIVKLQHRNLVRLLGCSIQIDEKMLVYEYLENRSLDAILFNKTKRALLDWQRRFKIICGIARGLLYLHQDSRFRIIHRDLKASNILLDKEMNPKISDFGMARIFGTDQTEANTVRVVGTYGYMSPEYAMDGIFSVKSDVFSFGVLVMEIISGKKNRGFYSANKELNLLGHGWNLWTEGKALELIDSSIDNSYSQSEVLRCIQVGLLCVQERAEDRPTMSSVVLMLSSETATITQPKNPGFCLGSNPIETDSSSSKQEESCTVNQVTVTMLDGR; this is encoded by the exons ATGAGAGGCTTCACTCTGTGTCTTCTTTGTCTCTCCACTTCAATCCTTTTTTTCTCCAAACCTTCAATCTCTGCTTCTGATACATTAACAACAACCCAATCGCTTAAAACCAACGAAACCCTCTTGTCACCAAACGGTATTTTCCAACTAAGTTTCTTTTCCTTCAACAATTTCACTTGGTACTTAGGAATACGTTACACCATCGACCATAAAAAAACAGTAGTTTGGGTAGCAAACAGAAACACCCCAATTCAAAATTTCAACGCTTTTCTCAAATTAACCGACGCAGGAAAACTCATCATCATCGATCAATCACAAAAAACCATTTGGGCCTCTAATCAAAGAACGAAAAATGCTACCTTTAACAACCCAATTCTTCAGCTTTTGGATTCTGGAAATTTGGTTGTAAAAGAATCGAACGAGAATGACCCAACAAAGTTTATCTGGCAAAGCTTTGATTACCCAACAGATACTTTGTTACCTGGCATGAAACTTGGTTGGAACTTCGACACAAACACAGAAACATTCATAAATTCATGGAAAGTAACAGATCAAGACCCTTCATTTGGAGACATATCTTTCAAAATGGATTATCACGGTCTTCCAGAAATTTTTCTTTTGGACAAAGGTAGAAGAATTTATAGAAGTGGACCTTGGAATGGTAAAAGATTCAGTGGCGTTCCAGAGATGCAACCTGTTACAGattcaataaaattcaattttgttgAAAATGAACATGAAGTTTTCTACACATTCTCAATTGGGAATGAATCTTTGTTTTCAAGACTGAGTGTGAATTCATTAGGTAAACTTCAAAGACTTACATGGATACAAAGTGGACAACTTTGGTCAACATTTTGGTATGCACCAAAAGACCAATGTGACAATTATAGAGAGTGTGGTCCATATGGTATATGTGACACAAATGCTTCACCTGTTTGTCAGTGTGTGAAAGGTTTTAGACCAAAGAATCATCAAGCATGGAATTTGAGAGATGGATCTGATGGGTGTGTGAGGAATAATGAATTGGATTGTGGAAGTGATAGGTTTTTGAAATTGGTGAATGTGAAGTTGCCAGAGACAAGCAGTGTATTTGTGAATAGGAGTATGAGTGTTTTTGAATGTGGAGAATTTTGTAAGAGGAATTGTTCTTGTACAGGTTATGCTAATATTGAGATTGTTGATGGTGGAAGTGGTTGTGTTATGTGGCTTGATGAACTCATTGATATTAGATTGTATCCTTCTGGTGGACAAGATCTCTTTGTCAGATTATCAGCTTCTGATGTAG AGGAAGATGAGGCAAGAGAAAGTTCTGATCACAAGACAGCTAAGGCTATAGGCATTATGGTTGGGGGTGCAGCTATTATATTTTTGATAATAGGAATATGTTTCTTGTGGAGGAAGAAGAAATTGCAGTGTCTATTCAAAATGAAAAGCGAAAAAAGAG CAGCTTCATTGGAAAGAAGTCAGGATTTGCTTATGACTGAGGGGGTGTTTACAAGTAATAGAGAACAATCAGGTGAAAATAACCTGGATGATCTTGAATTGCCATTCTTTGATTTTAATACCATAACATTGGCTACAAACAATTTCTCTGAAGAAAATAAACTTGGACAAGGAGGATTTGGTATTGTTTACAAa GGTAGGTTGATCGAAGGTCAGGAAATTGCTGTGAAGAGATTATCGAAAAATTCCGGCCAAGGGGTTGATGAATTTAAGAACGAGGTCAAGTTGATTGTCAAGCTTCAACATCGAAATCTTGTTCGGCTACTTGGCTGCAGCATTCAAATAGACGAGAAGATGCTAGTGTATGAGTACTTGGAAAATAGAAGCCTTGATGCCATTTTATTTA ACAAAACTAAAAGAGCCTTGCTCGATTGGCAAAGACGCTTCAAAATTATATGCGGAATTGCTAGAGGACTTCTTTATCTTCATCAGGATTCCCGATTTAGGATCATCCATAGAGATCTTAAAGCAAGCAACATTCTACTTGACAAAGAGATGAATCCGAAGATATCAGACTTTGGGATGGCTAGAATTTTCGGCACGGACCAAACAGAGGCGAATACAGTTAGAGTTGTTGGAACATA TGGCTATATGTCTCCTGAATATGCTATGGATGGAATCTTCTCAGTAAAATCTGATGTTTTTAGTTTTGGCGTTCTTGTGATGGAGATTATAAGTGGAAAAAAGAACCGGGGTTTTTATTCCGCGAACAAAGAATTGAATCTTCTTGGCCAT ggGTGGAATCTGTGGACAGAAGGAAAAGCTTTGGAACTTATTGATTCATCCATTGATAATTCATATTCACAATCTGAGGTTCTTAGATGCATACAAGTTGGATTATTATGTGTACAAGAGAGAGCAGAAGATAGGCCAACAATGTCTTCAGTGGTTTTGATGTTGAGTAGTGAAACAGCAACAATAACACAGCCTAAAAACCCTGGGTTTTGTCTAGGAAGCAATCCTATAGAAACTGATTCTTCCTCAAGTAAACAAGAGGAATCTTGCACTGTGAACCAAGTTACTGTCACAATGTTAGATGGTAGATAG
- the LOC101504189 gene encoding receptor-like serine/threonine-protein kinase SD1-8 isoform X2 — protein MRGFTLCLLCLSTSILFFSKPSISASDTLTTTQSLKTNETLLSPNGIFQLSFFSFNNFTWYLGIRYTIDHKKTVVWVANRNTPIQNFNAFLKLTDAGKLIIIDQSQKTIWASNQRTKNATFNNPILQLLDSGNLVVKESNENDPTKFIWQSFDYPTDTLLPGMKLGWNFDTNTETFINSWKVTDQDPSFGDISFKMDYHGLPEIFLLDKGRRIYRSGPWNGKRFSGVPEMQPVTDSIKFNFVENEHEVFYTFSIGNESLFSRLSVNSLGKLQRLTWIQSGQLWSTFWYAPKDQCDNYRECGPYGICDTNASPVCQCVKGFRPKNHQAWNLRDGSDGCVRNNELDCGSDRFLKLVNVKLPETSSVFVNRSMSVFECGEFCKRNCSCTGYANIEIVDGGSGCVMWLDELIDIRLYPSGGQDLFVRLSASDVEEDEARESSDHKTAKAIGIMVGGAAIIFLIIGICFLWRKKKLQCLFKMKSEKRASLERSQDLLMTEGVFTSNREQSGENNLDDLELPFFDFNTITLATNNFSEENKLGQGGFGIVYKGRLIEGQEIAVKRLSKNSGQGVDEFKNEVKLIVKLQHRNLVRLLGCSIQIDEKMLVYEYLENRSLDAILFNKTKRALLDWQRRFKIICGIARGLLYLHQDSRFRIIHRDLKASNILLDKEMNPKISDFGMARIFGTDQTEANTVRVVGTYGYMSPEYAMDGIFSVKSDVFSFGVLVMEIISGKKNRGFYSANKELNLLGHGWNLWTEGKALELIDSSIDNSYSQSEVLRCIQVGLLCVQERAEDRPTMSSVVLMLSSETATITQPKNPGFCLGSNPIETDSSSSKQEESCTVNQVTVTMLDGR, from the exons ATGAGAGGCTTCACTCTGTGTCTTCTTTGTCTCTCCACTTCAATCCTTTTTTTCTCCAAACCTTCAATCTCTGCTTCTGATACATTAACAACAACCCAATCGCTTAAAACCAACGAAACCCTCTTGTCACCAAACGGTATTTTCCAACTAAGTTTCTTTTCCTTCAACAATTTCACTTGGTACTTAGGAATACGTTACACCATCGACCATAAAAAAACAGTAGTTTGGGTAGCAAACAGAAACACCCCAATTCAAAATTTCAACGCTTTTCTCAAATTAACCGACGCAGGAAAACTCATCATCATCGATCAATCACAAAAAACCATTTGGGCCTCTAATCAAAGAACGAAAAATGCTACCTTTAACAACCCAATTCTTCAGCTTTTGGATTCTGGAAATTTGGTTGTAAAAGAATCGAACGAGAATGACCCAACAAAGTTTATCTGGCAAAGCTTTGATTACCCAACAGATACTTTGTTACCTGGCATGAAACTTGGTTGGAACTTCGACACAAACACAGAAACATTCATAAATTCATGGAAAGTAACAGATCAAGACCCTTCATTTGGAGACATATCTTTCAAAATGGATTATCACGGTCTTCCAGAAATTTTTCTTTTGGACAAAGGTAGAAGAATTTATAGAAGTGGACCTTGGAATGGTAAAAGATTCAGTGGCGTTCCAGAGATGCAACCTGTTACAGattcaataaaattcaattttgttgAAAATGAACATGAAGTTTTCTACACATTCTCAATTGGGAATGAATCTTTGTTTTCAAGACTGAGTGTGAATTCATTAGGTAAACTTCAAAGACTTACATGGATACAAAGTGGACAACTTTGGTCAACATTTTGGTATGCACCAAAAGACCAATGTGACAATTATAGAGAGTGTGGTCCATATGGTATATGTGACACAAATGCTTCACCTGTTTGTCAGTGTGTGAAAGGTTTTAGACCAAAGAATCATCAAGCATGGAATTTGAGAGATGGATCTGATGGGTGTGTGAGGAATAATGAATTGGATTGTGGAAGTGATAGGTTTTTGAAATTGGTGAATGTGAAGTTGCCAGAGACAAGCAGTGTATTTGTGAATAGGAGTATGAGTGTTTTTGAATGTGGAGAATTTTGTAAGAGGAATTGTTCTTGTACAGGTTATGCTAATATTGAGATTGTTGATGGTGGAAGTGGTTGTGTTATGTGGCTTGATGAACTCATTGATATTAGATTGTATCCTTCTGGTGGACAAGATCTCTTTGTCAGATTATCAGCTTCTGATGTAG AGGAAGATGAGGCAAGAGAAAGTTCTGATCACAAGACAGCTAAGGCTATAGGCATTATGGTTGGGGGTGCAGCTATTATATTTTTGATAATAGGAATATGTTTCTTGTGGAGGAAGAAGAAATTGCAGTGTCTATTCAAAATGAAAAGCGAAAAAAGAG CTTCATTGGAAAGAAGTCAGGATTTGCTTATGACTGAGGGGGTGTTTACAAGTAATAGAGAACAATCAGGTGAAAATAACCTGGATGATCTTGAATTGCCATTCTTTGATTTTAATACCATAACATTGGCTACAAACAATTTCTCTGAAGAAAATAAACTTGGACAAGGAGGATTTGGTATTGTTTACAAa GGTAGGTTGATCGAAGGTCAGGAAATTGCTGTGAAGAGATTATCGAAAAATTCCGGCCAAGGGGTTGATGAATTTAAGAACGAGGTCAAGTTGATTGTCAAGCTTCAACATCGAAATCTTGTTCGGCTACTTGGCTGCAGCATTCAAATAGACGAGAAGATGCTAGTGTATGAGTACTTGGAAAATAGAAGCCTTGATGCCATTTTATTTA ACAAAACTAAAAGAGCCTTGCTCGATTGGCAAAGACGCTTCAAAATTATATGCGGAATTGCTAGAGGACTTCTTTATCTTCATCAGGATTCCCGATTTAGGATCATCCATAGAGATCTTAAAGCAAGCAACATTCTACTTGACAAAGAGATGAATCCGAAGATATCAGACTTTGGGATGGCTAGAATTTTCGGCACGGACCAAACAGAGGCGAATACAGTTAGAGTTGTTGGAACATA TGGCTATATGTCTCCTGAATATGCTATGGATGGAATCTTCTCAGTAAAATCTGATGTTTTTAGTTTTGGCGTTCTTGTGATGGAGATTATAAGTGGAAAAAAGAACCGGGGTTTTTATTCCGCGAACAAAGAATTGAATCTTCTTGGCCAT ggGTGGAATCTGTGGACAGAAGGAAAAGCTTTGGAACTTATTGATTCATCCATTGATAATTCATATTCACAATCTGAGGTTCTTAGATGCATACAAGTTGGATTATTATGTGTACAAGAGAGAGCAGAAGATAGGCCAACAATGTCTTCAGTGGTTTTGATGTTGAGTAGTGAAACAGCAACAATAACACAGCCTAAAAACCCTGGGTTTTGTCTAGGAAGCAATCCTATAGAAACTGATTCTTCCTCAAGTAAACAAGAGGAATCTTGCACTGTGAACCAAGTTACTGTCACAATGTTAGATGGTAGATAG